From the genome of Acidobacteriota bacterium:
ACATGGCGCTCCCAGAAGAGGCAGAATGAAGATAGCCGCGTGCGACCGTGCCGTCAAACGCATCACTCCGGCAGATTGCCCGCAAGCAGATCGCCCAGTCGCGGTGCTGCGCAGCGCACGCCTAAGAAAAACTGACCAAACAGCGCATACACCGCGCTCACCTCATCAAACCGCATCTCGTAGATAAGCTTCTTGAACTGGAGCGGATCATCGGCGAACAGATCTACTCCCCACTCCCAATCATCGAAGCCGATGGAACCCGTGATGATCTGCTGCACCTTGCCGGCGTAGCGTCGGCCGACCAGGCCGTGGGCTTCCATCTGCCGCTGACGCTCTTCGATCGGCAGTGTGTAGAAGTTCTTGTCCTCGCCGCGCAGCCGGTTCATGGGGTAGAACGATACATACCGAGCAGCGGGGACCTTCGGCCATAAGCGCGATCTCATCGCCTCCGACTGTCGCACGATCGTCGCTTCGACAGCAGTCTTCCATTCGGGAGAATTGGGCTCTACCCCCTTTTCCAACAGTTCGCGATAGAGCTTCACAGAAGAGTCATACAGCCCTAATTCCACGACCGAGAGGTAGGTTGTGGTTGGTTCAAGATAGTCGACCAACCGCAGGTTCGACATTGCCAGCTCAGTCGACTTCAGGGCAGCGAACGAATCGCGGAAGTGGATGAGCATCAGGTCAGCCTTGTGACCCAACATGGCAAAGAGGGCGCTCTTCCCTTCCGCCTCCAGCGGCTCGAGCCACGCCTTGGCCTCATCGGCGATCGCCAGGCGCTCGCCTGCCGGCAGTCGCTTCCACTCTGGCCACCGGACGCGCGCCATCTGATGCAGGACGGTCGCACCCTCCAACGTCAGCGGCGCTGCCGGAAGTCCGACCTCCGCCCGAATCCCCGTCTTACTGGACATTCGCAACCCTCGCCATCAAAGCCTCCATTGTAATCGTTGCCTGCCAGAAGTTACTCTGACCACTCCATGCGCAGGCGAAAACCTCAACCGCCCACCCGCCGCAAGAAGTCCGTCCCGCGCGGACAGGTGAAGTTCACTCCTCCCGAGCCGAAGCGCGTGGCGGAGATCCTGCGGCGCCTCGACCTTGCCTACCCCGAAGTGACCTGCGCGCTGACCCATCGCAGCGCCTGGGAACTCTTGGTCGCGACCATCCTCTCCGCACAGTGTACCGACGCGCGGGTGAACCTGGTGACTCCCGTCATCTTCAAGAAGTATCCGACCCCCCAGGATTTCGCCCGACTCAAGCCGGAAGAACTCGAACCGGACATCCGCTCGACCGGGTTCTTTCGTAACAAGTCGAGATCTATCGTGGGCGCTGCGAAGAAGATCGTTCAGAGCTACGGCGGCCAAGTCCCGCAAACAATGGAAGAACTGCTCGAGGTCCCCGGCGCCGCGCGCAAGACGGCGAACGTAGTGCTCGGCACGTGGTTCAAGAAGGCGGTTGGCGTGGTGGTGGATACGCATGTCCACCGCATCTCACGGAGACTCGAACTCACCAGCAATGACGATCCCAAGAGCATCGAGCAGGACCTGATGCGAGTGATCCCCCAGCACAAGTGGATCGACTTCTCGCATCAGATCATCCACCACGGTCGCGCCTTATGCGTGGCGCGGAGGCCAAAATGCGCGGAGTGCCCCCTGGAGAACATCTGTCACGCCGCCGACAAGACCTGGACCACCGTCGAGGTGCACAAGTGGGCCAAGCCCTGACGCGATGTAAACTCGCTCTTCGTCCACCAGACAATCGAGGACGCTATGCGCCATCTTCTTATCCTGATATTTGTGATTGCTATGACCACAATGTCGATCGCCGAACAGAGCGTAGCCTTCATCACTGACCCGAAGCAGGTGATCAGCCAGAAAAAAGCGAACGCGCAGAGCTTTGACCTGGAAAAGCTGTACCTGACGCGTTCGGTCGGCGCGACGGATTGGTCGCCGGATGCCAAGCAGATCGTCTTCGTAACTAACGTCAGCGGTCGCAATAATCTTTGGCTGGTGCCGGCGGGCGGCGGCTGGCCGGTGCAGCTCACCGTGAGTAATCAACGGCAGACGTCGCCGGCATGGTCTCCCGATGGGAAGTCCATCGCCTACGTGTCCGATTACGACGGTGACGAGCAGTGGGACGTCTTCATCGTTTCGCCGCTCAGCGGCGAGGTCATCAATCTGACAAAGACTAAGGATATTTCTGAAGAGGGCCCGGCGTGGTCGCCGGATGGCAAGTGGCTCGCCTACATCGTGAAGCCACGAAGCTCGTCGACTTACGAGATTGACCTGGTGAACGTGCTGACCAGGCAGGTTAAGCACCTGACCACGGGAACACCGAAAGAGCAGAGTAACTTTGGCCCCATCTGGTCGCGCGACGGCAAGCAGATCGTGTTCACGCAGCAGCACGCGACTGGCAAAGATTCGAACGTCTTCTTAGTTGACGTCGTGACCGGGCAGCGCACCCTGCTCACGCCGCATACGGGTGAATACAACTACACTGCGAGTGATCTCTCTCCCGATGGCAAGCGGGTGCTGCTGACGTCGAATGCCGGCAACGGTTATGACAACGTCGGCCTGCTCGACGTCGGGAGCAAGAAGATCGAGTGGCTTACACAGGACAAGTGGGAGGTTAACTCCGCGAATTTCTCCCCCGACGGCACACTTGCCACCTGGACGGCGAATGTCGATGGCAACCAGGAGATCTTTACCTGCGACCTGGCGACGAAGAAAGCTGTTTCCCTGCCATTGGCCAAGGGCGTGAATTCATTTGGTGGCGCTGAGTCCCCGTTCACGCGCGACGGCTCACGCCTGCTCTTCTATCACAATGGCGCCAACGCCCCACAGGACATCTGGGTTTATGACCGAGCCAGCAGCTCGTCA
Proteins encoded in this window:
- the nth gene encoding endonuclease III translates to MRRRKPQPPTRRKKSVPRGQVKFTPPEPKRVAEILRRLDLAYPEVTCALTHRSAWELLVATILSAQCTDARVNLVTPVIFKKYPTPQDFARLKPEELEPDIRSTGFFRNKSRSIVGAAKKIVQSYGGQVPQTMEELLEVPGAARKTANVVLGTWFKKAVGVVVDTHVHRISRRLELTSNDDPKSIEQDLMRVIPQHKWIDFSHQIIHHGRALCVARRPKCAECPLENICHAADKTWTTVEVHKWAKP
- a CDS encoding heme-dependent peroxidase produces the protein MSSKTGIRAEVGLPAAPLTLEGATVLHQMARVRWPEWKRLPAGERLAIADEAKAWLEPLEAEGKSALFAMLGHKADLMLIHFRDSFAALKSTELAMSNLRLVDYLEPTTTYLSVVELGLYDSSVKLYRELLEKGVEPNSPEWKTAVEATIVRQSEAMRSRLWPKVPAARYVSFYPMNRLRGEDKNFYTLPIEERQRQMEAHGLVGRRYAGKVQQIITGSIGFDDWEWGVDLFADDPLQFKKLIYEMRFDEVSAVYALFGQFFLGVRCAAPRLGDLLAGNLPE
- a CDS encoding S9 family peptidase, whose product is MSIAEQSVAFITDPKQVISQKKANAQSFDLEKLYLTRSVGATDWSPDAKQIVFVTNVSGRNNLWLVPAGGGWPVQLTVSNQRQTSPAWSPDGKSIAYVSDYDGDEQWDVFIVSPLSGEVINLTKTKDISEEGPAWSPDGKWLAYIVKPRSSSTYEIDLVNVLTRQVKHLTTGTPKEQSNFGPIWSRDGKQIVFTQQHATGKDSNVFLVDVVTGQRTLLTPHTGEYNYTASDLSPDGKRVLLTSNAGNGYDNVGLLDVGSKKIEWLTQDKWEVNSANFSPDGTLATWTANVDGNQEIFTCDLATKKAVSLPLAKGVNSFGGAESPFTRDGSRLLFYHNGANAPQDIWVYDRASSSSHQITSSFVGGIRGESMVEPYLAHYPSKDGKWQISAFVYMPHNLERNGQSPALVYVHGGPQAQTMNSFNRNVQYLVNQGYVVIAPNYRGSTGYGKEFQDANRFDMGGGDLADCVAAADWIKQTGYVDPKKLVIMGGSYGGYLTMMGVTKASDVWAAGVAIVPFVNWFTEIKNEDPLLREYDIATMGDPADPKNKQLFEDRSPAYHLDNIKASLMMLAGGHDPRCPASETRQVQEAIEKRGGKVEVKIYENEGHGFAKVENQIDAYKRVAAFLKLHVPPAECGCTLE